Proteins co-encoded in one Xiphophorus couchianus chromosome 3, X_couchianus-1.0, whole genome shotgun sequence genomic window:
- the cspg5a gene encoding chondroitin sulfate proteoglycan 5 isoform X7: MQGKKKTSGCAGCWRQMLLSCVLALHLIPLSVHGMVLGINATEPDDKVNTTSTVIEEDGPVKVNDVMATVTGMSTSATSAPIGSVTQRAGRMPRGDKDDTDSSGMFPAPTVEKVSVAATPQIIPDSAETDLLLPSNPLREDVVKGEEEGDEEEEGLPHTDPPWIHVKETAMFDLDHLTTTTAPPAAATNPSNQNVLHVDFFDPSSRGRNLNLAPPSPSSLAHELQGAEATSWAMPENYDYLTPYDDGMTTTVDEYSYSTTTDAYETEEDLREAAGSPARSRPRVPGSGSFIPGGSYPGAAPNVLPNGCRVGYQLVNGSCRSACETQPNYCLNGGQCYQLDGEEIFCRCNVQDYIWHKGARCESVVTEFQVMCLAVGALALVVLLLFMIIVCFAKKLHVLKTENKKLRKRSSKYRPSSEQHNDNFSLSTIAEGSHPNKTMSRYTWECKTKEESDCEFHADGRTEGPYPVTMEVTYPHVLPEVTI; encoded by the exons ATGCAGGGAAAGAAGAAAACGAGCGGCTGCGCGGGATGCTGGAGGCAAATGCTGCTGTCGTGCGTCCTGGCTCTGCACCTGATCCCGCTGAGTGTCCACG GGATGGTTCTTGGCATAAATGCTACTGAGCCCGACGATAAAGTCAACACCACTTCTACAGTCATCGAGGAGGACGGCCCTGTAAAGGTTAATGATGTCATGGCAACAGTAACCGGGATGAGCACCTCTGCCACTTCTGCTCCGATCGGCTCCGTGACCCAGAGGGCGGGTCGTATGCCTCGCGGCGACAAGGACGACACTGACAGCAGCGGCATGTTTCCTGCTCCCACGGTGGAGAAAGTGAGCGTTGCAGCGACGCCCCAGATCATCCCAGATTCGGCTGAGACAGATCtcctgttgcctagcaacccactCAGAGAGGACGTCGtgaaaggagaggaagaaggggatgaagaggaggagggtcTGCCACATACCGACCCACCTTGGATCCATGTCAAGGAAACTGCCATGTTTGACCTGGACCACCTTACCACCACTACTGCCCCGCCAGCAGCTGCCACTAACCCCTCCAACCAGAACGTCCTTCACGTGGACTTCTTTGATCCATCCTCTCGTGGGCGTAACTTAAACCTCGCCCCACCCTCTCCATCCTCTCTGGCCCACGAGCTGCAAGGCGCAGAGGCAACTTCCTGGGCAATGCCAGAAAACTACGACTACCTTACACCCTACGACGATGGCATGACTACCACTGTTGACGAATACAGCTACAGCACCACAACCGATGCCTATGAGACCGAAGAAGACCTCAGAGAGGCTGCAGGGTCTCCTGCTCGCTCCAGGCCTCGGGTCCCTGGGTCTGGTTCCTTCATCCCTGGGGGATCATATCCTGGTGCTGCACCTAACGTTTTGCCTAATGGGTGCAGAGTCGGCTACCAGTTGGTCAATGGAAGCTGCCGCTCTGCCTGTGAGACGCAGCCCAACTATTGCCTCAATGGAGGACAGTGCTACCAGCTGGATGGCGAGGAGATTTTCTGCAG ATGCAATGTCCAGGACTACATTTGGCACAAAGGTGCGCGTTGCGAGTCGGTGGTGACCGAGTTCCAGGTGATGTGCCTCGCCGTGGGCGCCTTGGCCCTGGTGGTCTTGCTGCTCTTCATGATCATCGTCTGCTTCGCCAAAAAACTCCACGTGCTCAAGACGGAGAACAAGAAGTTGCGCAAGCGCAG CAGTAAGTACCGGCCTTCATCGGAGCAGCACAATGATAATTTCTCGCTGTCCACCATCGCTGAGGGCTCCCACCCAAAT